A part of Caldicellulosiruptor owensensis OL genomic DNA contains:
- a CDS encoding DUF2294 domain-containing protein, with amino-acid sequence MTKGQIEAKISEAVSKFEIEYMGRGPKQIKTIITEDIIVVRLIGFLSPTEKKLAQTKEGIELIKKVRATLFENAKDDLANLIKQVIDVDIAGIYSDVNTVNGEKVIVITLNENLEKKLSQ; translated from the coding sequence ATGACCAAGGGGCAGATAGAGGCAAAAATCAGCGAGGCGGTAAGCAAGTTTGAAATAGAGTATATGGGCAGAGGACCAAAACAAATAAAAACTATAATTACAGAGGACATTATTGTAGTAAGACTAATTGGCTTTTTAAGTCCTACAGAAAAAAAGCTTGCACAAACTAAGGAAGGCATTGAACTTATCAAAAAGGTGAGAGCAACTTTGTTTGAGAATGCAAAAGATGATTTGGCAAACTTAATAAAACAGGTAATTGATGTTGATATTGCGGGCATTTACTCAGATGTGAACACAGTAAATGGTGAAAAAGTAATTGTAATAACCCTAAATGAAAACTTAGAAAAAAAATTAAGTCAGTAA
- the hcp gene encoding hydroxylamine reductase yields the protein MIQTDMFCFQCEQTAGGKGCTKVGVCGKDSRVATLQDLLLYQLKGIAYLGSKILAEGKKIDEGTTKFMMDALFSTLTNVNFDEKRFVRYILEADSVKENLKNQISNLDNLPAAVYYRPPEDVEKMITDGKKVGILADDIDEDIRSLRELLIYGLKGMAAYAHHAYRLGYKDDEVNNFFFTALAKTLDSNLSTDELYNLCMELGKKNFRCMEILDKAHTETFGHPQPTEVLISKKKGPFIIVSGHDLKDLKELLEQTEGKGINIYTHGEMLPAHGYPELKKYRHLVGNYGGAWQDQQKEFDGIPGCILMTTNCLQKPRDSYKDRIFTTGVVGFDGVAHIEEVNGKKDFTPIIQKALELGGWQEDEEEKKILVGFAHNTVLGVANKIIEAVKSGRIKHFFLIGGCDGAKPGRNYYTEFAEKTPKDTLILTLACGKYRFNKKNFGKVAEFPRLLDVGQCNDAYSAIIIAIELAKAFGVDVNELPLTLVLSWFEQKAVAILLTLLSLGIKNIYLGPSLPAFVSPNILQVLVERFSIKPISNPENDLNEILSKK from the coding sequence ATGATTCAAACTGATATGTTTTGTTTCCAATGCGAGCAGACAGCAGGTGGGAAGGGCTGCACAAAAGTAGGTGTTTGTGGGAAAGACAGCAGAGTTGCTACACTTCAGGATTTGCTCTTGTACCAGCTAAAAGGCATTGCATACTTGGGCAGCAAAATTTTAGCTGAAGGAAAAAAGATTGACGAAGGCACAACCAAATTCATGATGGACGCTCTATTTTCTACCCTTACAAATGTGAACTTTGATGAGAAAAGATTTGTAAGGTATATTCTTGAAGCAGACAGCGTGAAAGAAAATCTAAAAAATCAAATTTCAAACTTAGATAATCTACCGGCTGCCGTTTACTATCGACCACCAGAAGATGTTGAAAAGATGATAACAGATGGGAAAAAGGTTGGAATTCTGGCAGATGACATTGACGAGGATATCAGGTCTTTAAGAGAGCTCCTTATTTATGGCTTAAAAGGAATGGCTGCATATGCTCATCATGCATATAGGCTTGGCTACAAGGATGATGAGGTAAACAATTTCTTCTTTACGGCGCTTGCAAAAACGCTGGACAGCAACTTGTCAACAGATGAGCTTTACAACCTTTGTATGGAACTTGGAAAGAAGAATTTTAGATGTATGGAAATTTTAGACAAAGCTCACACTGAGACTTTTGGTCATCCACAGCCAACAGAAGTTTTGATTTCCAAGAAAAAAGGACCATTTATAATTGTCTCTGGGCATGATTTGAAAGACTTAAAAGAGCTTTTAGAGCAAACAGAAGGAAAAGGAATAAATATCTATACACACGGTGAGATGCTTCCTGCGCATGGTTATCCAGAGCTAAAGAAATACAGGCATCTTGTTGGTAATTATGGTGGTGCATGGCAAGACCAGCAGAAGGAATTTGACGGCATTCCAGGTTGTATCTTGATGACCACAAACTGCCTACAAAAACCACGCGATAGTTACAAAGACAGAATATTTACAACGGGTGTTGTTGGGTTTGATGGTGTTGCACACATTGAAGAAGTAAATGGCAAAAAGGATTTCACACCAATTATTCAAAAGGCATTAGAACTTGGTGGTTGGCAGGAAGACGAAGAAGAAAAGAAAATCCTTGTTGGATTTGCTCACAATACTGTGCTTGGTGTTGCAAACAAGATAATTGAGGCTGTTAAGAGTGGTAGAATCAAGCATTTCTTCTTAATTGGTGGATGCGATGGTGCAAAGCCAGGTAGAAACTACTATACAGAGTTTGCTGAAAAAACTCCAAAAGACACACTTATTTTAACGCTTGCATGTGGAAAGTATAGATTCAATAAAAAAAACTTTGGTAAAGTTGCTGAATTTCCAAGACTTTTAGATGTTGGCCAGTGCAACGATGCATATTCTGCAATCATCATCGCAATTGAACTTGCAAAGGCTTTTGGAGTTGATGTAAATGAATTGCCGCTTACACTTGTCCTTTCGTGGTTTGAACAAAAAGCAGTAGCGATACTTTTGACGCTGTTGTCCCTTGGTATTAAAAACATCTACTTGGGTCCATCACTGCCAGCATTTGTTTCACCAAATATTCTGCAGGTACTTGTTGAGAGATTCAGTATAAAACCTATTTCAAACCCAGAGAATGATTTGAACGAAATTTTGTCAAAAAAATAA
- a CDS encoding DUF4914 family protein, translating to MLKLLNLKVKNEVYEILNNCKGIVMPEKRLDFVDLSLGGKDNMVFEVKYEVEGKGEVVEAIVTRCKNGIVVNYPDVYMRRRDPDSLIIGDDGETDKQRYKDIYGDNFEAVRKETFEWLKKQELIVYGFYAGGKEYGYPALVIAPLNAAFFGFALADIQGFIPKSEFEKIDVFEPKAVIYVAPPFRHTHFNGKQVVVHNRLNGVHEIFSYNLYPGPSAKKGVYGVLLNIGEMEGWVAAHASTVRIVTPYDNVITIMHEGASGGGKSEMCQQMHREKDNRVLLGENIITKERIYLEIKESCEIHPVTDDIALVHPSLQKGSKMVVKDAEQGWFVRLDNIPHYGTDPQLERLCIHPPEPLIFLNLEGVPGSTCLIWEHTMDEPGKPCPNPRVILPRRFIPNIVDEPVEVDIRSFGVRTPPCTKQKPTYGIIGMFHLLPPALAWLWRLVSPRGHANPSITQAEALSSEGVGSYWPFATGLMVKQANLLLEQILQFTKTQYILIPNQHIGAYKVGFMPQWITREYLAKRGNVKLKPDQLKPAKLPLLGWALEYMKVEGTYIPKFLLQVDLQQEVGEEGYMEGAKILTEFFKKEIIKFKTLDLHPLGRKIIECCLDDGSLDDYVSLIK from the coding sequence ATGCTCAAACTTCTAAATTTAAAAGTAAAGAACGAAGTGTATGAAATTTTAAACAATTGCAAAGGAATAGTCATGCCAGAAAAGAGACTAGATTTTGTTGATTTATCCCTTGGTGGAAAAGATAATATGGTGTTTGAGGTGAAATATGAGGTAGAAGGTAAAGGCGAAGTGGTTGAGGCGATAGTTACAAGATGTAAAAATGGTATTGTTGTGAATTATCCTGATGTGTACATGAGAAGAAGAGACCCAGATAGCTTAATTATTGGTGATGATGGTGAAACTGATAAGCAGAGATACAAAGATATTTATGGAGATAATTTTGAAGCCGTAAGAAAAGAAACATTTGAGTGGTTAAAAAAGCAAGAATTAATAGTGTATGGCTTCTATGCAGGAGGAAAGGAATATGGTTATCCTGCTTTGGTTATAGCTCCGCTGAATGCTGCATTTTTTGGATTTGCGCTTGCTGATATCCAGGGATTTATTCCTAAAAGCGAATTTGAAAAGATTGATGTTTTTGAACCAAAAGCAGTAATATATGTAGCTCCACCTTTTAGACATACACATTTTAACGGAAAACAAGTGGTTGTGCACAATAGGTTAAATGGTGTCCATGAAATATTTTCATATAACTTGTACCCAGGACCAAGTGCTAAAAAGGGAGTATATGGTGTGCTTTTGAATATCGGTGAAATGGAAGGCTGGGTTGCAGCTCATGCTTCAACAGTCAGGATTGTTACACCATATGACAACGTGATAACAATCATGCACGAGGGAGCAAGTGGTGGCGGAAAGAGTGAAATGTGCCAGCAGATGCATAGAGAAAAAGACAATAGAGTCTTGCTTGGAGAAAATATTATAACCAAAGAAAGAATTTACCTTGAGATAAAAGAATCTTGCGAGATACATCCAGTTACAGACGATATTGCACTTGTTCATCCCAGCCTTCAAAAGGGTTCAAAAATGGTTGTAAAAGACGCAGAACAAGGTTGGTTTGTAAGGCTTGATAATATTCCACATTATGGTACGGACCCACAGCTTGAAAGGCTTTGCATTCACCCACCAGAGCCGTTAATATTCTTAAATTTAGAGGGTGTGCCTGGTTCAACCTGTCTTATATGGGAACACACAATGGATGAGCCAGGAAAACCTTGCCCTAATCCAAGAGTTATTTTGCCTCGCAGGTTTATTCCGAACATTGTGGATGAACCTGTTGAGGTTGACATACGAAGCTTTGGAGTGAGAACACCACCTTGCACTAAACAAAAGCCGACTTACGGTATTATAGGGATGTTTCACCTTTTACCACCTGCATTGGCATGGCTGTGGAGGCTTGTCAGCCCTCGCGGCCATGCAAATCCAAGCATAACACAGGCAGAAGCATTGAGTTCTGAAGGAGTTGGTTCTTACTGGCCATTTGCAACAGGACTTATGGTAAAGCAAGCAAATCTTTTGCTTGAACAGATTTTGCAGTTTACAAAAACTCAGTATATTCTCATTCCAAACCAGCACATAGGTGCATACAAGGTTGGTTTTATGCCGCAATGGATAACAAGAGAGTATTTAGCAAAGAGAGGTAATGTAAAATTAAAACCTGACCAGCTAAAGCCTGCAAAGCTGCCGCTTTTGGGATGGGCACTTGAATATATGAAAGTTGAAGGAACTTATATACCAAAGTTTTTACTCCAGGTTGACCTTCAACAAGAGGTTGGAGAAGAAGGCTATATGGAAGGTGCAAAGATTTTGACAGAATTTTTTAAGAAAGAGATTATAAAATTCAAAACATTGGATTTACATCCCCTTGGAAGAAAAATCATAGAATGCTGCTTGGATGATGGAAGCCTGGATGACTATGTATCTTTGATAAAATAG